The following are from one region of the Acetobacteroides hydrogenigenes genome:
- the sufC gene encoding Fe-S cluster assembly ATPase SufC — protein MLQIKNLHASINGKEILKGINLEVNPGEVHAIMGPNGSGKSTLASVLAGKEMFEVTDGEVIFEGKNLLDLSPEDRSREGIFLGFQYPVEIPGVSMTNFMRAAVNAHREYKGLTAISASDFLKMMREKSQIVEIDAKLTNRSVNEGFSGGEKKRNEIFQMAMLEPKLSILDETDSGLDIDALRIVATGVTKLKRPDNATIVITHYQRLLDYIVPDFVHVLYNGRIIKSEGKELALELEEKGYDWLIKDGEF, from the coding sequence ATGCTTCAGATAAAAAATCTTCATGCCAGCATTAATGGCAAGGAAATCCTAAAGGGGATCAACCTCGAGGTAAATCCTGGCGAGGTTCACGCAATCATGGGACCTAATGGGTCTGGTAAAAGTACTCTTGCTTCGGTTCTGGCTGGCAAGGAAATGTTTGAGGTTACCGATGGTGAGGTGATCTTTGAGGGTAAGAATCTTCTTGATCTATCGCCTGAGGATCGCTCACGTGAAGGTATCTTCCTAGGGTTTCAGTATCCTGTGGAGATCCCAGGAGTGTCGATGACCAACTTTATGCGTGCTGCGGTTAACGCGCACCGCGAGTATAAGGGGCTAACTGCCATCTCTGCATCAGACTTCCTGAAGATGATGCGTGAGAAGAGCCAGATCGTGGAGATCGATGCTAAGCTTACCAATCGTTCGGTGAACGAGGGCTTCTCGGGTGGCGAGAAGAAGCGTAACGAGATCTTCCAAATGGCGATGCTCGAGCCAAAGCTATCCATCCTCGATGAAACCGACTCGGGACTGGACATCGATGCGCTACGCATTGTGGCTACCGGTGTAACTAAGCTTAAGAGACCCGATAACGCAACCATCGTTATCACCCACTACCAGCGCTTGCTCGACTATATCGTGCCAGACTTTGTACACGTGCTTTATAACGGTCGCATCATCAAGTCTGAGGGTAAAGAACTTGCGCTTGAACTAGAGGAAAAGGGTTACGACTGGCTAATTAAGGATGGCGAATTCTAA
- a CDS encoding four helix bundle protein yields the protein MEGTKTFEELNAWKKAHAFILEVYSKTSTYPKREDFGLTSQFRRAAVSIAANIAEGYKKKGKPDKLRFFNMAQGSLEECRYYLILSKDLNYITGDEKGALLEILNDASRLLNSYCKAISSDIH from the coding sequence ATGGAAGGAACTAAAACTTTTGAGGAGTTGAATGCATGGAAGAAAGCCCATGCGTTTATTTTGGAAGTTTATAGTAAAACAAGCACCTATCCAAAAAGAGAAGACTTCGGTTTGACGAGTCAATTTAGAAGGGCTGCTGTTTCAATCGCAGCAAACATTGCTGAAGGTTACAAGAAAAAAGGAAAACCCGATAAGTTGAGATTCTTTAATATGGCACAAGGTTCTCTCGAAGAGTGTCGCTATTACTTAATACTATCAAAGGACTTGAACTACATAACGGGAGATGAAAAAGGAGCATTGCTTGAAATTCTAAATGATGCAAGCAGGTTGTTGAATAGTTACTGTAAGGCTATATCATCCGATATTCACTAA
- the sufB gene encoding Fe-S cluster assembly protein SufB, whose protein sequence is MDSQDNILDDVTKGEYKYGFVTDVQEDKIPKGLNEDIVRLISQKKEEPEWLLEFRLKAFRHWQTMEMPKWAHLNIPEIDYQDIIYYSAPKQQAKYASMDEVDPELKETFNKLGIPLDEQAHLAGVAVDAVMDSVSVKTTFKDTLAEKGIIFCSFSEAVREHPDLVRKYLASVVPYTDNYFAALNSAVFSDGSFCYIPEGVRCPMELSTYFRINAANTGQFERTLIVADEKSYVSYLEGCTAPMRDENQLHAAIVEIVVMKDAEVKYSTVQNWYPGDKEGRGGIYNFVTKRGICKGDRAKLSWTQIETGSAITWKYPSCILMGDSSIGEFYSVAVTNNHQQADTGTKMIHIGKNTKSRIVSKGISAGVSNNSYRGLVKVTKNADNARNYSQCDSLLMGDKCGAHTFPYIETNNKTAIVEHEATTSKIGEDQIFYCNQRGLSTEEAVGLIVNGYAKEVLNKLPMEFAVEAQKLLAVSLEGSVG, encoded by the coding sequence ATGGATAGTCAAGATAACATCCTAGACGACGTAACGAAGGGCGAATATAAGTACGGCTTTGTTACCGACGTTCAGGAGGACAAAATTCCGAAGGGATTGAACGAGGATATCGTCCGACTCATATCCCAAAAAAAGGAGGAGCCGGAATGGCTGCTTGAGTTTAGGCTCAAGGCGTTTCGCCACTGGCAAACCATGGAGATGCCCAAGTGGGCGCATTTGAATATTCCCGAGATCGATTATCAGGATATCATTTACTATTCGGCGCCTAAGCAACAGGCTAAGTATGCCAGTATGGATGAGGTTGATCCTGAGCTTAAGGAGACTTTCAACAAGCTGGGCATCCCGCTCGACGAGCAGGCTCACCTTGCCGGTGTTGCTGTCGATGCGGTAATGGATAGCGTATCGGTAAAGACGACCTTTAAGGATACGCTTGCCGAAAAGGGAATTATCTTCTGCTCGTTTAGCGAGGCCGTTCGCGAGCATCCCGATTTGGTGCGAAAGTACCTGGCATCGGTGGTTCCCTATACCGACAACTACTTTGCAGCGCTCAACTCGGCTGTATTCAGCGACGGATCGTTCTGCTACATCCCCGAGGGTGTTCGTTGCCCAATGGAATTGTCGACTTACTTCCGTATCAATGCGGCTAACACGGGTCAGTTCGAGCGTACGCTTATCGTTGCCGACGAAAAATCGTACGTTAGCTACCTCGAAGGTTGTACCGCTCCAATGCGCGACGAGAACCAGCTCCACGCCGCCATCGTAGAGATTGTGGTGATGAAGGATGCCGAGGTGAAGTACTCAACCGTTCAGAACTGGTATCCCGGCGATAAGGAGGGACGAGGTGGTATTTACAACTTCGTTACCAAGCGAGGTATATGCAAGGGCGATAGGGCAAAACTTTCGTGGACACAGATCGAAACCGGATCGGCAATTACCTGGAAGTATCCAAGTTGTATCCTAATGGGCGATAGCTCCATTGGAGAGTTCTACTCGGTGGCGGTTACCAACAACCACCAACAGGCTGATACTGGTACCAAGATGATTCATATCGGGAAGAACACCAAGAGTCGAATTGTATCGAAGGGTATTTCGGCAGGGGTAAGCAACAACAGCTACCGTGGATTGGTGAAGGTTACCAAGAACGCCGATAACGCCCGCAACTACTCGCAGTGCGACTCGCTGCTTATGGGCGATAAGTGCGGTGCACACACCTTCCCCTACATCGAGACTAACAACAAGACAGCCATAGTAGAGCACGAGGCAACTACCTCGAAGATTGGTGAAGATCAGATTTTCTACTGCAACCAACGTGGGCTGTCAACCGAGGAGGCCGTTGGTCTTATCGTAAACGGTTACGCAAAAGAGGTGCTCAACAAGTTGCCAATGGAATTTGCAGTTGAGGCGCAAAAGCTGCTGGCGGTAAGCTTGGAGGGAAGTGTAGGATAG
- the thiL gene encoding thiamine-phosphate kinase encodes MSSEKARRTELSTFGEFGLIDHLTSLLKYKQESTQTGVGDDAAVIDLGDRYMLLSTDLLLEGIQFDLTYTPLRHLGYKAVVTGISDIYAMNGTPTQITIGLGISKRFSVEMLDELYDGIRLACDTYNVDLVGGDTTSSLTGLTISTSTVGFVDKQKITFRSGAKENDLICVSGNLGAAFMGLQILEREKRVFEGNANVQPQLEGFDYVLQRQLKPEAQKDIIDLLAELGIQPTSMIDLSDGLASDTLQICKSSKVGARIYLDKMPIASETFRAGEEMNFDPAIAALNGGEDYELLFTAPIELHDQLKNLAGIDVIGHITAESKGAYLITPDGGEIPLQAQGWGAKE; translated from the coding sequence ATGTCGTCAGAAAAAGCAAGACGCACAGAACTCTCCACCTTCGGCGAGTTTGGACTTATCGACCACCTTACATCATTGCTAAAGTATAAGCAGGAATCTACTCAAACCGGTGTCGGCGACGATGCCGCCGTGATCGACTTGGGCGATCGCTATATGCTGCTATCTACCGATCTACTTCTGGAAGGAATTCAGTTCGATCTTACCTATACCCCCCTTCGCCACCTCGGCTACAAGGCGGTGGTTACCGGCATCTCGGACATCTACGCCATGAACGGAACGCCAACGCAGATCACCATTGGTCTTGGCATTTCGAAGCGCTTCTCGGTGGAGATGCTCGACGAGCTCTACGACGGCATCCGCCTTGCCTGCGACACGTACAACGTCGACTTGGTGGGCGGCGACACAACCAGTTCGCTAACGGGACTTACGATTAGCACTAGCACCGTGGGCTTTGTAGATAAGCAAAAGATTACCTTCCGTAGCGGCGCTAAAGAAAACGACCTAATATGCGTAAGCGGAAACCTTGGTGCAGCCTTTATGGGACTTCAGATTCTGGAGCGCGAAAAACGCGTGTTTGAGGGTAATGCCAACGTACAACCTCAACTCGAAGGGTTCGACTACGTCCTGCAGCGCCAACTGAAACCCGAAGCTCAAAAAGATATCATAGATCTACTTGCAGAGTTAGGCATCCAGCCTACTTCGATGATCGACCTTTCGGACGGACTGGCTTCTGACACCCTTCAAATTTGCAAGAGTTCGAAGGTTGGTGCCCGAATCTACCTCGATAAGATGCCCATTGCCAGCGAAACCTTTAGGGCTGGGGAGGAGATGAACTTCGACCCTGCTATTGCTGCCCTAAACGGAGGCGAAGACTACGAACTGCTCTTCACCGCACCCATCGAGCTGCACGACCAACTGAAAAATCTTGCAGGAATTGACGTAATTGGCCATATCACAGCCGAGAGCAAAGGCGCCTATCTGATAACTCCCGATGGAGGCGAAATACCGCTGCAGGCACAGGGCTGGGGAGCAAAGGAGTAG
- a CDS encoding glycosyltransferase → MSNNKRMPNSKLVIFTDSYPYGSAEPFLANELEYLAAAFEKILIIPLNYGTSKEARALPANVTCTKPILNSTKDKVELAKRGLLNCVPLGWYLGELLKGKATASAKTMWSWGIGLLLSRAILSSKQVKNVLKDDDCTTFYFYWGIRSSFIIPLINKKGRKIAVRFHGSDTYEETNGGYIPLREQQLAAIDRCYFCSEYGKRYVENKYPFVQAKAEVSRLGVHERGVGQPSTDGVFRIITLSNMVPLKRLELLVEALMHSTIRIEWTHIGDGETWETVTSSAQQLPSNVKAAFLGRLPNQKVIEYLTKNSVDLFLNVSSSEGVPVSIMEALSMGIPVLATAVGGSPEIVDDKVGRLVSPSITPEELMREIEAIAQHPSYDTLRANARNRWTERCNAKTLYQQFCQSILNI, encoded by the coding sequence TTGAGCAATAACAAACGAATGCCCAACAGTAAACTAGTCATATTCACTGATAGCTACCCCTACGGAAGCGCAGAGCCATTTCTGGCAAATGAGCTGGAGTACCTCGCTGCTGCTTTCGAGAAGATACTAATTATCCCGCTGAACTACGGCACCTCGAAGGAGGCACGAGCGCTACCCGCTAATGTTACCTGCACGAAGCCCATACTAAACAGCACCAAGGATAAGGTGGAGCTCGCCAAACGGGGACTGTTGAACTGTGTCCCTTTGGGATGGTATCTAGGGGAGCTGCTTAAAGGAAAGGCAACCGCATCGGCAAAAACGATGTGGAGCTGGGGTATTGGGCTGCTGCTAAGCCGCGCTATCCTATCCAGTAAGCAGGTGAAAAATGTTTTAAAGGATGATGACTGCACAACATTCTACTTTTACTGGGGCATCCGCAGTTCGTTCATCATCCCACTAATAAATAAAAAAGGTAGGAAGATCGCCGTGCGGTTCCACGGATCGGACACCTACGAGGAAACAAACGGGGGCTACATCCCCCTTCGCGAACAGCAGCTGGCTGCTATTGACCGATGCTATTTCTGCTCCGAGTATGGAAAAAGATACGTTGAGAACAAGTACCCTTTTGTACAAGCAAAGGCTGAGGTTTCGAGGCTGGGTGTACACGAACGAGGTGTTGGCCAACCAAGCACCGATGGCGTATTTCGGATAATCACGCTATCGAATATGGTGCCGCTTAAGCGCCTCGAGCTGCTTGTGGAAGCGCTAATGCACTCCACCATCCGCATAGAGTGGACACATATCGGCGATGGTGAAACATGGGAAACCGTTACCTCTTCGGCCCAACAGCTGCCATCAAACGTAAAGGCAGCCTTCCTAGGAAGGCTACCAAATCAAAAGGTCATCGAGTATCTTACCAAAAATTCGGTAGACCTATTTTTAAACGTCAGCAGCAGCGAGGGCGTTCCTGTTTCAATCATGGAAGCCCTATCGATGGGCATCCCCGTTTTGGCAACGGCTGTTGGCGGCTCGCCCGAGATTGTAGACGATAAAGTTGGCCGGCTGGTTTCTCCAAGCATCACTCCAGAAGAGTTAATGCGCGAAATTGAGGCCATTGCCCAACACCCCAGCTACGATACCCTTCGGGCAAACGCCCGAAATCGGTGGACCGAACGGTGCAACGCAAAAACGCTATACCAGCAGTTTTGCCAATCAATTTTAAACATTTAG
- the pdxA gene encoding 4-hydroxythreonine-4-phosphate dehydrogenase PdxA, giving the protein MIDGKVVVGITQGDINGIGYEVIMKTLADSRINEICIPVVYGSPKVAAYHRKFINVENFSFNPAKSIEDIHPKRSNLINVMDDNVRVDAGKSTPLGGAGAVTALDIATQDLRDGKIDVLVTAPINKQNVQSEEFSFPGHTEYLERKFNSESLMIMISDVLKIGVVTTHVPIKDLPFLISKELILSKLRMLNESLVVDFAIRGPRIAVLGLNPHAGDSGLIGIEENEVIIPAIKAANEEGIMTFGPYPADGFFGSDSFRKFDAVLAMYHDQGLIPFKVTSFGSGVNYTAGLPVIRTSPAHGTAYNLVGQDIASPDSFRSAIYAAIDIFRNRSMYREISKNPLAHVDPDSI; this is encoded by the coding sequence ATGATAGACGGAAAAGTAGTAGTAGGAATCACTCAAGGCGATATAAACGGAATTGGTTACGAGGTTATTATGAAGACGCTGGCCGATTCTCGCATTAATGAGATATGCATCCCCGTGGTTTACGGATCACCGAAGGTTGCCGCATACCATCGCAAGTTTATTAACGTAGAAAACTTCTCGTTCAATCCAGCAAAAAGTATTGAAGACATCCACCCCAAACGTTCCAACCTTATAAACGTAATGGATGATAACGTACGGGTTGATGCTGGAAAATCGACGCCATTAGGAGGAGCCGGCGCCGTTACAGCACTTGACATTGCAACACAAGACTTACGAGATGGTAAAATAGATGTTCTTGTAACTGCACCTATAAACAAGCAAAACGTTCAGTCGGAAGAGTTCAGTTTCCCAGGGCATACCGAATACCTCGAGCGCAAGTTTAACAGCGAATCGCTAATGATTATGATTAGCGATGTACTAAAGATTGGGGTGGTAACAACCCACGTTCCCATCAAAGATCTACCATTCCTCATCTCGAAGGAGCTGATCCTTTCGAAGCTGCGCATGCTCAACGAATCGTTGGTTGTTGATTTTGCCATTCGCGGCCCCCGAATTGCCGTACTTGGCTTAAATCCCCATGCCGGCGACAGTGGCTTAATTGGTATTGAAGAAAACGAGGTAATTATACCTGCCATTAAAGCAGCCAACGAAGAGGGCATCATGACCTTTGGGCCATATCCTGCCGACGGATTCTTTGGATCTGACAGCTTCCGCAAGTTCGATGCCGTGCTGGCCATGTACCACGATCAGGGACTTATTCCATTTAAGGTAACCTCATTTGGTAGCGGCGTTAACTATACCGCAGGACTACCCGTAATTAGAACATCACCAGCCCACGGAACAGCCTACAACCTCGTTGGACAGGATATCGCCTCTCCAGACAGCTTCCGCAGCGCCATTTACGCGGCTATAGACATCTTCCGCAACCGTTCTATGTACCGTGAGATCTCTAAAAATCCGCTAGCACACGTTGATCCTGATTCTATCTAG